Below is a window of Solanum stenotomum isolate F172 chromosome 7, ASM1918654v1, whole genome shotgun sequence DNA.
GCTAGTGGGGGTACATCCCATGCCCTGGGTCTTCTTTTCTTCTGAAGCTCAGTTATTCAATGCCTCTGTTGTACTCAGCAATCAGCATGACCCACTGTATTCTAAAGCAATTCAAAACCTCCCACCACATCAAGCTACTTGACAACATAATAATAGGCGGCGCATACGAGACCACTTAAGCTTATGGTGGTGGGTATACTAGATTTAATGTCTTAAGTTAACAAACTTATTAACAAGTCTGCGTCAAACTCTATATCAAAGCCACGACAAAGGTGGCattcttctcctcttcattcCTTTTTTTGGGGTGGGTGGGGAGATGGGATACTAAAATTTAATGGGTCTAAACATTAGATCAATCAAGTGGTGTTGGTTTAGATTAGTTCTTTgtaaatagaaatagaaaaaatcacCAATGTATAGACAAAATCCATTTATTCCAGTAACAATTTCAGACTAATTTATACATTCTACCACCCCCGAACACAAATCAAAAGAGAACAGAGATGCATTATGTTTATGCTGAAATGCAGATTTTTCCTACCAAAGCTTCATTGTTGTAATTTTgagtataatttattaaattggagTATATCATACCGTGCTGCTGGTTCAGGAAAATTTCTGCAAGGCTGCTTCTGCCTGAGGACATGCAAATCACCACCTGGACAAAACTCCATAACTAAGCATGATAAGTTGTCCGATGTAAACTGCGCATAGAGCGTAGGTAGAAAAGGGTGATCTAGCATTCTCAAAATCTCTCTTTCAGTTTGGGCCCTTGGCAACTTTTTCCTTCTTGCCAAAAATTCATTATCCATAACTTTTATTGCAAAGAAGCAATTAGTTTCCAGCAGCTCAGCAAGATACACTGTGCCAATGTCTCCACAACCAAGCTTCttcaataaattgaaatgacttAACCCCAAGAACCCGTGACGTTTCCTCACCTGATTGATAGCCTCCCACCTGCCGTCTTTAGACATGTGTGGCCTATTCCCAGTACTAGACCCACTTAGATTGCTCTCGTCACTGATGGTTGTGCTACAACTGTAATCACCAATACTACTCTTTGAGCTCTGTGAAAAGTCCCCTGGCTCTCTAGATTTTGATGCCTTGTTGAATTTCAAGACAGGGGTAACCCTGTCATCATGGCCGTTATTGGCGAAGCCTGGTTTAGTAGCATGACAGTTATTGCTATTTTCACTTGCTTCAGCGGCTGTACATCCAGAACCTTGAATTGTAGGTCCCTTACCAGACTCATTTCCTACATTCTTGAGAGCACACTGACATTGCTGACAGATAAGTTGCTTAGGTGATTCCATTGGACCATTTACTTCATAAGTCAGATTAAAAGTGCCGGATGTTGCTGTTGCTTCCGGTTTCGCTTTCTTCTTGACAAGGGTCTTGAGCTTGCCTGCTGGCTTTGCAGTCTGAGTGGTGCTTTTGTTTGATTTGCTCTCCTTGTTGCTTCTCGCGGCAGTAGATGAAGAGACATTTTGCAATATGGCTTTCCGTCTCAGCTTAGGAGCTTTTTTGTTTGCTATTCTTAATGATGCAACCGCACTTCTATTGGAATTATGCTGCAAATTTTTTGGTCCAGACCCCAAAACATCATTATTAGAGGTAAATGATGATGAGGATGTAACTGAAGTTTGGACTTCTTCCTCAATTGACACAGTTCGTAGTGATTTAATCTCATGAAGATTCGACACAGATGCATTCTCCTTTTTCAGGTGAGGGGAGTTAAAACTCTGAATAATTGGTACTTCAACCGATCTAGGAGAAGACAGGACACTTTGGTCTGGTAACTTCATCTTGGGTTCTTCGGGGTATCGAGGCATCTTTTGTGAAGTGCTTGATGTGCTTACTGCTGGCATTGTCCTCTCTTTTCGCCGCACAGTTGACTCAGCAGACACAATGACTGGTTTATCAACAAGTCTAGGCGAACGTGAAGTGTTTTGGTTTGGTAACCTCACCTTTGCTTGTGTAAGCTGTTGAGAGACCTTTTTACCATAGTTCGGGACATTTTCTTCCAGAAATATTCTCTCATTTTGCTTGGCAACGGACTCCGCACTCTTAATAGTCTGTTTACTAACACATTTAGGAGAACAAAGGGTACTTTGACCTCGTGACTGTAGCTTTGGATCTCCAATGTACTGAGGCGGCCTCTGAGAAGAGTTAGACGTGCTTTCTGCCGGCACTATTCTGTTATTTTGGCGCATTGAGATGGATGG
It encodes the following:
- the LOC125870591 gene encoding serine/threonine-protein kinase KIPK2-like; its protein translation is MGSYSGSCEIIEVKDELVMFQRSERSGQVRESGRKQKPPFVRKGPNKFLEDDINHLFASIDLRSSKSLDLSDHVRRDASKRPMRAGGSHSPGIGFSEPVSLKQALRGLCISQAAEMAAMKRLSKPPGSPSITEAGRITSSYRFTDPSESGFIHTERLVQDESTSGTLDKVPHYRQELYVKSANHSPHSSPRLVIKPSISMRQNNRIVPAESTSNSSQRPPQYIGDPKLQSRGQSTLCSPKCVSKQTIKSAESVAKQNERIFLEENVPNYGKKVSQQLTQAKVRLPNQNTSRSPRLVDKPVIVSAESTVRRKERTMPAVSTSSTSQKMPRYPEEPKMKLPDQSVLSSPRSVEVPIIQSFNSPHLKKENASVSNLHEIKSLRTVSIEEEVQTSVTSSSSFTSNNDVLGSGPKNLQHNSNRSAVASLRIANKKAPKLRRKAILQNVSSSTAARSNKESKSNKSTTQTAKPAGKLKTLVKKKAKPEATATSGTFNLTYEVNGPMESPKQLICQQCQCALKNVGNESGKGPTIQGSGCTAAEASENSNNCHATKPGFANNGHDDRVTPVLKFNKASKSREPGDFSQSSKSSIGDYSCSTTISDESNLSGSSTGNRPHMSKDGRWEAINQVRKRHGFLGLSHFNLLKKLGCGDIGTVYLAELLETNCFFAIKVMDNEFLARRKKLPRAQTEREILRMLDHPFLPTLYAQFTSDNLSCLVMEFCPGGDLHVLRQKQPCRNFPEPAARFYVAEVLLALEYLHMLGVVYRDLKPENILVREDGHIMLTDFDLSLRCSVNPTLLKSSSLGVEAPRISGPCAGSNCIDPFCSGPSCQVSCFSPRILPATARARRLKAEAAAFNRSLPQLVVEPTEARSNSFVGTHEYLAPEIIKGEGHGSAVDWWTLGVFLYELLYGKTPFKGAGNEETLANVVMQNLRFPDSPLVSLQARDLIRRLLVKEPENRLGTETGAAEIKRHPFFDGMNWALIRCAIPPEVPDLCDIGFTKLAYKEKSNMFLEYSSKEHLEFELF